Proteins encoded within one genomic window of Pirellulales bacterium:
- a CDS encoding DUF2760 domain-containing protein, producing the protein MFLWTALRAFFATLFNRALAEQVRAVLDGKPFDGELLGVEGAGTASTTAKRPAGTATSTTPPRPAAGASSPPPRPAASARSDALTLLAALQREGRLLDFLMEDLGSYADAQVGAVARDLHRDCRGVVQRMFGLAPLATEPEGSRIELTAPYDAARYRVLGSAPESGRITGTILHPGWQATRSELPVWSGSPSGQNILAPTEVEVR; encoded by the coding sequence ATGTTTTTGTGGACGGCACTGCGGGCGTTTTTTGCCACGTTATTTAACCGCGCTTTGGCGGAACAAGTTCGCGCGGTCCTGGACGGAAAACCCTTCGACGGGGAACTGCTGGGGGTAGAAGGGGCGGGCACGGCGTCTACAACCGCCAAGCGTCCCGCGGGAACGGCAACTTCGACCACGCCGCCCCGGCCAGCCGCTGGCGCTAGCTCCCCGCCCCCTCGACCAGCGGCTTCCGCCCGTAGCGACGCTTTGACGTTGTTGGCCGCCTTGCAGCGTGAGGGGCGACTGCTGGACTTTTTAATGGAGGACCTTGGCTCTTATGCCGACGCGCAGGTGGGGGCCGTCGCGCGGGATCTGCACCGCGACTGCCGCGGCGTGGTGCAGCGGATGTTTGGGCTGGCTCCCCTGGCCACGGAGCCGGAAGGGAGCCGCATTGAGCTAACCGCGCCATATGACGCCGCGCGGTATCGGGTGTTGGGGTCCGCGCCCGAGTCGGGCCGAATCACGGGCACCATCCTCCATCCCGGTTGGCAGGCCACCCGTAGCGAACTTCCCGTCTGGTCCGGCAGCCCCAGCGGACAAAATATCCTCGCCCCGACCGAGGTGGAGGTGCGGTAA